ctggactagtTTTTGGTTTggtagtatacagactagcacagctttctctctgttactatccatccctgacagctatttcgtttttttttaaacctgccccagacccttgaaaggaccctcaaggactgaactcacaactctatccctccctccctccgtcccAAACACTCTGCCACTGAGCTGCACCCCCACATTTCTTCCTCACCCTCCTGCCTTACAACCCACCCTCCTCTTTCCTGCCACCCAGTAAGCTCCCGCTTCATGAATACTGGTTTCTTTGGATGTTGTTGTTTCTCCTCCCCCGCTGGTTTGAGTGGGAAACTAGGAGCTATCAGGCTCATTCAGATAACAGGTTGGGAAGCATATGGCAAAAGGTTGTTTTCTTACTTCTTTGCATGATGCCACCCTCCAGGCCAGTTAATTGCTACCTTGCACTTGCCGTCCATCAGACACTGGGCTGCTGTGATGGTGGCCCCTCCTACAGCTGCTGCATAGTCAAAGATCCCTTCAGTGGCAGGACAGTCGTAGCCTAGGGGCAAAAATGAGAGAGTGTCGCTCAGGACAGAAGATGGCAGTGAGAAAATCACTGCACTCCTGGTGGAAGTACATCAGGGAACTGCATTCTGCGTTATTCAGAGCTCTGGCTTTCCATTTGGGCTTTCCATATTGTCAGGAACCAAAGCCAAGCTGCTGACAGGGCAACTGGTCTCCTTTGAGCATGGTCATTGTGGAAGTTCCCACCTTCCAGCTTTCCCAAGTGGGTTTCTTTGGGCCATGCTACACAGAAAACAGAGTTAAAAGCCCAATGGCCTTCTAAGGTCAAGAATACTCAGGGTCTGGGGAGAAGGGGGCGGGGTGGACCTCTCCGGGCTCAGGGCCAAGCAGGTGCTAAGCCAGTCTGCCCTGTTTTCACTGCAAGCACGGTCCAGCTACTGAATGCACGGGGTTGCTTTGCTTTCGTCCCCTTTCATATGGAGTAGCTGCAACCCCTTTACCTGCCCACAGCCACAAGGCACATCCTCCACCTCCAGAACTGAAGCCCTCCTTCACCTGAACACCATCCTGGGAACTCAGCGGCTGCAGACCTAGAACGTGACCCACTCGCTCATCTCCTGTGCTACCCCAGGCACTTAGCACCTTTCCAGGCACATCCAAAATCTGTGGGTACAActccacagcaatcagtggtGTGACTGCAGCCCATCCAGCTAGCTTTGATCATGCTAGCTCCAGCAACAGCAGTGAGCTTCAGCAGCACAGTTGCCCACCCAGGGGACTTCTACAGCCTGCGTTGCCACATGCACGGCCCTGACTACACAGTTCCTGCTACTGGCATTAGCTAGAGCAAAGCTATTCCACGTACGTGCCTGCAGACAAACCCTAAGAGCAACACAAGACCCCAGGGCAGTTTCGACAATTAAACCTGTCAGCTTGGCAGAGCCTTGCATGTTGTGTGCAGAACTCGGGACTCGGTGGTCAGGCTCAGCCTAACATCAGGAAGgaagcagcacctcctgctgtcGCACACAAAGATGACAAATTTCACCGCTCTTTGACTCCCGCCGTGCAGCTGGAGACGCTAAAGCCCTTCAGAGTGCTGACTTCAAGGGTCAGTTGGAAGTGCCATGGCAGGCAAGCGagcagaacacatccacaccacaGCCCAAAGCTACTCTATGTGAACAGAGCCCACTGAGCTTCTGCTAGTCCTGATTCCCACCTGTGTTGCTGGAGCTAGAAATCAAGGCCAGTCCCAGCTTGCAGGACATCTCCCTTTTCTGCTGCTGCAAGGCACACGGACTAGGATGGCTGCTTCCTATCAAAAGGCTTTCAAATTCTCGGAACGTCTGGACAGGCTAAAACACCCAGCCCTAGCAAAGAATGCAGGATGCAAGAATCACGCCGAGCAGCAGAGAAGGGGTTAAAGGCACTGGCAATTTAATAGCCTCATTAGTTTTCACATTAATGCTCTACTGAGCAGGAAGGCACCTCACCATCCAAACACACTCCTCTTTGCACCAAAGGGTCAGGCAGCCTGCCTTGCAGCCTCCCAAGTAACCAGCTGCGGTGTTCCACCATGCAGCACTCTCTGGAGCCCTCTGCTTGCTGGAAACTGAAAGTGAAGCGTCAGATCTCATGACACCAGGAATACGAGGGTTGAAgactcctgtcctgtcctgcccccagaaCCCCATAAGCTCCAAAAGTAGACACAGAAGCTCCACACAGCTGCGCCGGAGTTACACCAGTGGTTAGAACTGGGACCTACGTACATTCGAGACGAGGTCACTGTTTGCTCAGCCATGCACACTGAAGTACAGTTCTACTCCGAAATCAGCCTTGGGAAACATCTCTGGGGACTCCAAGGGGTCTGACACGAGGTCTGCAGCAGCATGCCTGTCAGCTCTGCTGGACCCTACAAACAGCTATATTGACACCACCCTCCCCAGGTTCCAGAGTCCGAGCTGTAACTTCAAAGCACCGCCTAGGCACGTGCATTTAGAACACGACCACAACCGACGCAAGTCTGCTGACGCAGGCTGGGAggcttgctgctgcaggctgtgcagacataccaGATCAAATGCACTGTTCCCAAGTAAACCTTTCTTTTGTGTCTTGCTGCCAGTCTGTCAACTCCTCCAGCAAGCTCAAAGATATGCTGGGTCAATTTCTtaccccaccagccccagtggCACTGATTCTGAAAGGAAAACTCAATTAGCATTGTGTTCATGATGCATGAGGCAGAAGAGAACTTAGCTCCCTGTCATGGTGCTTGTACAGCCTCTTCTCAGTCAAaaggagctatttcaaaaaaaaaaaaaaaacccacacacccaAGGCTTGCTGGGGAACACTAGTACTTCCCCAATTAACAGGTCTGTGCATGAAGGACAGCCCATTTCCAAGTCACTTATCAGTGCAGAAGGCTCTTCAAAGGCTGAAGAGGAGGAAACCTTTGAATTTTCTTCTGGGTAAAAGCCCTGTAAGAAAAGCACAAGACTTCAAGCTGCAAGTGAACACAATCCTTTTCCGCTGGTCCTTCTTTAAAAGGTTCCTTACCCAGCCCGTACTCCATGGACTCAGGGTGGTCATCGTCCCCCTCTGCGCTGACCTTCTGGAGGTGCTGCAGATAGGCATCAGTGTGAAAACTCGCCATTTCCTCCATGGAAGCCACCTGGGGCTTGACTACCCTAACAAGGCGGATGGAACAAGGTCAGCAAGGCAGATTCCCAAGGTCTGCTTTTTCCAGCCATACGCAGCACAcgtttttatgtgcactgaggcacacgggaatgtgcaccaccaggacaaACACAACCTCTCAGCTAGTCAGCTGAGCAACATGTGAGTCTCTCCTGAGCAACTTCACAGCTTACGCGGAATACTGAACATCACTCCATGCCCCGGCATGCCCACGCTAggctgggaggggggtggcaAGCAGgtgtgcccctcctccagccatggcATGTCCCTGCCAGGGTCGGCGGGCAGGGGCGCCCCTCTCCGGGCTGTGGCAAGTCCATGACTTGAGAAGAGAACTCTTTCCTCAGCGTAACCCTGTGGGATAACTTGGGATTTATTCAAGCAGGCGTCACCGCCCCTGCTCCAATGGCACATTgcgtgcaggaggtgctgggagggaacgCAAATCGGGTGATTTGCGTGCTCTGGGAGTGCTGCgaggaagaggaaggagcaaGGAAGCACAGTGCTTCATTGTCCCTGTTGTGTGATaagtgtggggagaagggaacaGCCAGGGGCTCCCACGCTGCAGGTGGAGTCCTGGTGGGCCACATGATACCCACAACTGGCATACAGGCTCAGGCAATTAGCATACAACTGTCACAAAAGAGATCATGTGACTCACCTCATGTGGTCAAGTAAGGAATAGGCTTTGATCAAAGAATGCACCATACTGGCCTGCAGGAGAGGAGAAATGTAAGAGTGCTGGTTATCAAGCAGCCCTCCACCTGAGCTACACCTAGAATTACAAAGTAGGTCTTcgcccacaaagcttatgctccaatatatctgttagttgctaaggtgccataggacttctcgttgtttctgcggctacaaactaacatggctccccctctgaaacCTAGAGGAATGTCGTCCACCCACCAGCTTGCAACCGAACCCTTGCACAAACATGCAGCAGATATGTCAGAGGTCCAAGCTGAAACGGTGCTGAGATGTCCCAAAGACCCTTCATTGCTAGTCTTTACTGACATCTTGCCAAAATACCTGggtctggggaaaaaaggaaaaacaaaacagtattcAGGGGTTGCTGAATGCTCTGCCTTTTTTAAGACTTGGGAATTTTTCACAGAGAAAATCGGATGCAACTGTGTGGAAGCGTTAGGCAAGTTAGGTGGACTTCTGTACGCCAGTAGTCATGGGTATGACCTTTTCTCCCTCAAGACCTCGGCACCTCAGCATGGCCCCATCTGCATTCTTTTGGCAGAATGAATGGATGGAGAACTAGACCCTGAAAGCTGAAAGAGCTGAACTGCTGAAGAGAGTGGAAATCTACTGTGCACATGACGAGTCGGTATCCAGCTCTTGATTTTTACCTATTATTTTCTAGtttttgaaaaaattaaattctaaataaatttttaaaaatacaaatcgaAACCAAAGGACCTTATACACACCATGCAGGTGACATCCCTGTGATAATACACAGCATTTATCTTGCACCTTTGATCATTTTGCTTAGATTCAGCCCACCGATCCATGGTCACCCAGACACTATGTCAGCCACCCCGGAACTCTGAGCAGCTTCAAATACCCTTTTCTTTGTtgtactttttcttttccttttcgtTAAATTAAAAGCAGTCAATCACTCAGATATGTTCTTCCATCTACCCTTATGTGAACTGCATTTCTCAGCATGACTCTGATGGGTTTAGTGCTTCAAAATTCTTTATAGGCAGCCTTTGAAATATCTAAACAGCAATACTGAGAGGTGGCTTGAATATCCAGGCACTCCTATCCACACTTGAAAGATTCCTGCAGAATGCGGTGTCTGTAGAAAACACAGGGGTGCACAATTTGGTGTAAAGGTTTTATCTGTATTTATCCAGAAGCCGCCTCAAACCAGCATCCTGATTTTGGCACACCACAGAGTTACCCTTTAGCCTGTTTCACTCTGTCAGGCTCTTAGTTATCAGAAGTTTTGTATGCTCGGAAGCTTCCCTGAATCAGAGATAAccagaagtcctgcggcacttgTTCGATTAACaggtactttggagcataagctttcatgggcaaagacctgctttgccaggTGCATCAGAGGATACTGAAAATGTCCTACCTAGCAGGCACTACTCCCCTCCACACCACCGTATCCAAGAGACTTCAGCCAGGCCTGCTGAGATTTCCCCCCTCCACTCATGTCCCCTGATTTAGCACAGGAAAAGGGGAGATGATTTTTCATAAACTTCATCAGCAAAACAATTCCCTGCTCCGATCTCCGCCTTACGCAGGGTTTAAAGAGCCTTACAAAGCTGCCTGGGACAGGGGAGCTCCCGGGTCACGATTCTGACTTTTGCGTTCTACCTGCGCTCTGCCCTTCACGCAGCGGAGGCCCTGGGACAAGAGCAGCTCGCGCGCGCGTGTACACACGTGTAcaggtgtgtgtgcacgtgtatgCACAGACATGTATACGTGTATGCGTgtacacgcgcgcgcgcacacacgggggggggcgggcggggtaCAGGCGGCCGTGGGCGCACAGCCCCGCTCAGGGCCGGGTGCACTTCACCCCACACCCCCGTTAGacccccgccccgcgccgcgccAGGCCCTGGCTTACCCCCACCCCGGGGCCAGTCACAGCTCCCCCCGCCGGGCCCCGCCCACGCACCCGCTTGGGCACTTTGCAGAGCGAGTCGCACAGCGCCAGGTACTCGGCGCTGCACACGTAGACCGGGGGCCGCGGCGGGGCCGCCTCCATCGGGCCCCGAGCCGGCTCCGCACCCTCCGGCCCGCCCGGCCAACGGCTCGCGAGGGCcgggcccagcctggagcacgcCGGGAGCTGTAGTCCCGTGGCGCGGCCCGAGGCATGCCGGGAACTGTGGTTCTCAAGGACCGCCCGCCAGGCCCGAGGCACGCCGGGAGCTGTAGTCCCGTGGCGCGGCCCGAGGCACGCCGGGAGCTGTAGTCCCGTGGCGCGGCCCGAGGCATGCCGGGAACCGTAGTCCTGCGTTCCAACGGCGGTCCCAGCTTCCGCCCGTCCCTCACCAGCCTCACTCGCCTCCCAGGAGCGGCCCGCGGAGCCCCGTCTGCACTAGCGCCATGTGGCAGCCGAGGGTGGCGGAGGGGGCCTTCTTACCCGCTCCTCGGCCGCCCTTcgcggcagcccccagccaggcgcGGTACCGGCTGCTGGGCACAGCGCTGCCCTGGGCACGTTTTCGTGGCGCCAGGCGGCCCCTGTGTTCGGTGAGCAAGTAAAAGCCACTTTCTTCTGCACCACCTCCAGCCTCCGCACCCCAGCCGCTTGCACCTCCCTTCTCTGACCCCAGCAGCCAGCGGCTGCTCCGCACGCACCGCCCGGTGCTGCACGTTCGCCAACATTCACAGCTGTTGCCTAGGTGTGAGCCGACCCTGGGTGATGCAGAGCAGGGGTCCCCCAACTGGTTTTTTGTTATGGAACCTGTGCAGCGCCATGCACCCTAGGCATGGCTATTAAAATAAACCACCACCCCTCTTGCCCCAAAGCTACATACAAAAACGCTCTTGGCCCAAGCCCATCTCACAGCAGTAGCCAACGCCCCTGCCGCCTTCCCCCCGCCTCACCCCAGCAACACTGAGCTGACGGGGAAGGTTGTGTGAGCAGTGCATCAGcctctcaccaccctcctgcaaGCAACTCGGTTCCCCCCATGGCTAGAAACGACTACAGAGGCCAGTTGGAAAGACAAGCGTTTTATTGTAGCTTTTCAGAGTCCACTCAGGCTTTGCTTTTTAATTAAGACTCACGTTTACATGCACCTCAGCCTCACACCCTGAAAGCAAAGGCAAGACAGAGAAAATGCAACCTGGCTAAATACGAGTGCGCTTTGTTACAGTCAGTAAACTATCCCCCTGGAGTGCAGCCTTACGCTGGACCACCCTACCTACCGCCAGGCCTCAGCTAGCTTTGCAGGGCTGCGACACAGCAGGCCAGCTGCAGAGGTAGGGCCCCTCCACTTAAGGCACCGTACGCCCCAGAAGCAAATTTTAGGAGAAAATCCCCAATAATAATAATGCAGCAAATGGAAGCCCTCAAGGCCACCTAATTCCTCGCCCAGGAAGAGGTTCTCTGGACAACACTGAACTGCCGGAGCCAGTGGCAGCGGGCACCAGGGCCAGACGTTTTCGTGCTCAGAACCCCAAAGTGCCAGCGGGTGGGGGCTGCCGAGCACTCTAGCTCTGCTCTCAGCAACGGCTGTGCAGCCCGGCCCCGGCACAGAGACAAGGTTTCACGTCTCCAGGCTGCTCCTCGGACACC
The nucleotide sequence above comes from Carettochelys insculpta isolate YL-2023 chromosome 13, ASM3395843v1, whole genome shotgun sequence. Encoded proteins:
- the HDAC8 gene encoding histone deacetylase 8 isoform X4; this encodes MEAAPPRPPVYVCSAEYLALCDSLCKVPKRASMVHSLIKAYSLLDHMRVVKPQVASMEEMASFHTDAYLQHLQKVSAEGDDDHPESMEYGLGYDCPATEGIFDYAAAVGGATITAAQCLMDGKCKVAINWPGGWHHAKNVLKEVYAAFNPEAVVLQLGADTIAGDPMCSFNLTPVGIGKCLKYVLQWQLATLILGGGGYNLANTARCWTYLTGVIVGRTLPSEIPDHEFFTKYGPDYVLEITPSCRPDRNEPHKVQEILSIIKGNLKHVV